In bacterium, the genomic stretch GGGAACGGGCCGATATCGCATGCCGCTTAACCCCGATGCGTTGGTTCAACCGGGAGGATTTGATAAACTCATAGCTTGTGCTGAAAGCGATCCTAAGATAGGGGTTATTGGCCCCAAACTGCTCTATCCTGATGGCTCTCTGCAATACTCTTGCCGTCGATTCCCAAGCATTGGCGCCGCACTCTTTCGGAATGCGCTTTTTGACAAGTTGTTCCCAAAAAATCGGTTTGCAAATGATTATCTGATGCGTGATTGGGACCACAACTCGCATCGCGAGGTTGGCTGGGTAAGTGGAGCGGCGATGCTGATTAGAGGGGAACTGCTCGATAAAGTCGGCGCGTTCGACGAGCAATTTTTCATGTATTGCGAAGATACCGACCTTTGCTTCCGCGCAAGGCAATCCGGCTACAGCGTGTATTATTGCCCTGAAGCTGTTGCGATTCACACAGTTGGCCGAAGCAGTGACGCCGTGCCTAACCGCATGACGCTTCAGCACCATAAAAGCATGTACCTTTACTTCAAAA encodes the following:
- a CDS encoding glycosyltransferase family 2 protein; amino-acid sequence: MDLSISIVNWNTRDDLRQALTAIYNSGTKASFEVIVVDNASTDSSVAMLESEFPQVRVISNDANRGFGAAHNQAFNQGTGRYRMPLNPDALVQPGGFDKLIACAESDPKIGVIGPKLLYPDGSLQYSCRRFPSIGAALFRNALFDKLFPKNRFANDYLMRDWDHNSHREVGWVSGAAMLIRGELLDKVGAFDEQFFMYCEDTDLCFRARQSGYSVYYCPEAVAIHTVGRSSDAVPNRMTLQHHKSMYLYFKKHTAEQTAWYIRPLVPLGLWMRAFATIGRNVLYMIWRRIKREKAR